The Triticum urartu cultivar G1812 chromosome 6, Tu2.1, whole genome shotgun sequence genome includes the window tatctcttggtggaagtgtagatcgaggccttctcaaccactcccaagcaaatcaacaagtttggtcggctagggagtgagatcgggagaaaatggagcttagaacaataatggagcttgggggtggggaagaaggggaccccttatatagtgtgggaaaaggatccaaccgttacccaccaaccagcccgcggccagcggtactaccgcaaggccgcgcggtactactgcttgcaaccaagcggtactaccgcacggctgtgcggtactaccataccgacccacggtactgccgcaaccccagTGACAGTAAAGATAAACAGACGCGCAGGagctgggggcggtacttccgcacgcgcggtactaccgcgccctcatgcggtactaccgcaaggcaaaaaaacccagccagggggaagggaacttccgtgcctacttccgcaaagaaacggaagtagcaaaaacccgacacagtagtaccgCCGAGGGGCGGCACTACTGCGCGACTacatagcgcggtactaccgttcggcgaaaacggtactaccgcggtaggtgcggacgtaaaaaattacatccgcccctactacccaaaggggcggcactagcctggtgggcagcggcagtgcggctccaggggagcggtactaccgtgggcacctgcggtactaccgcgccaccgcgcggtactaccgcggatgTCTATGGTACTACCGTtttcctgggagcagtactaccgcaaccaaccacagcagccagacaagggaggcaagaaaacggaggaagctccaaggaaaaaaggaggggacaagaaggagacgtgtacgtgatgattccacccaaacctttccaacgcggaccccctcttaatagtacggcttttctacgactcaaatccaccaaaaaaaaacgtagaaaagacgccgtcttcatcagtcttcgaggggcatccaatcgtcttgtgcctagcaatgaagtgtctggaatactcaaggcacacgattagtccacaaatgcgttgtcatcaatcaccaaaacacttagggataaatatgcccttacagtCGCACCAGCACCTCTCCCGCTCGTCTACTTCTACATATTGTTGGCGACGCAAGCGCAAACCTTCGTGAATACTGCAGATGTCGTGGTCGCCGACTCCGGTCGTCACCGCCGTGACCCTCTCCGACGGCAACCCTTCCTTTGCTTCCCCTAGCAGATGAAAACGCACACGATCTCCACTGGCGACCCCATCCTTGGCTTCTCACGTAGCCTGCTGCGCTGCCCTTATCTGCTAGGAAGAGGACAACAACTTGTCTATTCGAACAAATTGGGAAATCCCGAACCCAAACTCAAATTTTTGGGTTTctcttttgtgtgtgtgtgtgtgtgtgtgtgtgtgtgtgtgtgtgcacatTTCGGGTGTTAGTTCTGAAAACCCAAAATTTTAAAAACCTGAATCACTTGGGTAACCCGAACACCCAACCTGACTGTCTACGGTCCAAACTTAGGAGCTGTTCGGCAGTCCTTTGGCTCCCTGAAATCTAAGAATCTGTGGAGCTCCTTTTTTCCTGCTTCATCATTTTTAACTACAGCTCCACCAACTCCTGAAACGGATTTAGGGAGCGGAAGAGTCTCCGAAGAGGCCCTTAGCAGTCAATGCCACGCAGTGCCCGCAATCAAAGCCCAAGTGTTACCCACCGGATGTCAACACACACAAATACATAGAGAATTTCATATGACTGACCGTAGTGAGCTACGTATGCAAGTAGAGTGACCGTATTATCCGCAGAAAAAAAGTAGAGTGACCGTATTTCAGGGTATTTCTAACATCCCTGACCAAAGGGAGACAGCAAGACAAGTTCAGGGACCGCATCTGATTTATTTTTTTCCCTCAAAAACGATAACGATGCGAAGATTAGCAGCTCAGCCACGGCCCACGAGGAGCGGCCCAACCCAGGTAGAAGACCGCATGAAGGCACTGGAGTCGATGGATCCCAATCCCCAATCTGTTCGGCATTCTCACCCTCCCCACGGGACCACggccctagccgccgccgccgccgccgccgcagggGAACCCTATCGGGCGAAGAGCGGGTGAATCGTGCAGTGAGCCGACGTAGGATCGCCGTCGACACACCTAGTGTCAAGGGCAATTACTTCTGGCCTGATGTCTCTCACAGTCGGCGAGGAGCTCCCGAAGAAGGTTCGGTTGTCTTGCTTCCACGACGCCGGCGCCGATGGGGAGGCTTCCATCCGCGCTGAGTTGGGGAATCCGATGGAATTGGATTTAATGCAATTCTATAAGGAAGCGCTCAGCAGGCTTCCCATCGCTGACATGCCCGAGATTTTGTCCTGCGTCATCCGCGGTGGCCACTGCATCGGCCTACTCGATCCGGTGTCCAACATCATTTTCAACGCCCTCAATCATCTGTGCCGTCGCAAGTGCGGCGGGGGCAGCAGGAACATCAAGGGGAGGCGACCTTGCGCAGCTCAAGTCAACATCAGCAAGGGGAaagaggagaaggagaaggggcCGCCTACCGAGCCTTCGTTTGTTCTTATATCATTTCGTTCCTACAATGGCCTTATTGCATTCATGCGGATATACTTCCGGTATCTATCCATGGAGCAGGCCATGCTCTACCTCCGCCTGGCTGGTGCCGACCTCGCCGCCGCTGTCCAGCTCGGCGAGAACCAGCAGTTCGCTCCGGAGGACCGTCCCGCCACTGGTTCCCCTGATCTCTGCTGCGGCAGGACCCAATTTGCTCTCAAAGTAGCCGCATTCATATCAGGGCACCCCGTGCCAGACGATCTGGTGCGGCTCGCAAAGTTTCTTGTCCCATTAAAAGATCACACTGTTCTCGCTGCTGTGCTGAAGAAGGGGGTCTCTCTTAGTGTCAGCGACATCAATGGCATCCTAAATTTCCTTCGGTTGCAACACTATGCAGCCTCCCCTGCCGTCCAAGTCACATTCCAAAGCCGCCCTTATTCCACTGGTATGGATTTATCTGGACTGGAATTAGGAGGCCTGTTACTAGATTCAGATAAGCGCCCTGGCCACTACTTCTGTCCATTGGGTGAAAACTATGTCGCCGACGTAGTTGTCTCACGCTCTGATGGACATATTTCCAGCATCTGTGACTTGAGGGCTCCTGAAATGATGAAGAAAATGTTACTGGACTCTTTGAATGCTGCTGCCACCACTATTGTCAAGTACACTCCTCAACACATAGGAAGGAATCTTATTGCTGCACCTTCCACCACTGCGTGCCAGTGTGAGCACACCAGGTATCTGAAGATGTGCCTCACCGATACCATCCACGCTCTTTATATCAAGGCAGTGTCTTTGCTGCCGCACAATGCGCTCCACAAGCATCTCCGTGGTATCCTTGTTGCTGGGCATTGCTATGGCCCGTTGGACCCTGTGTCTAACATAATTCGCAATGCCATATGGTACGACAGT containing:
- the LOC125516217 gene encoding uncharacterized protein LOC125516217, which gives rise to MSLTVGEELPKKVRLSCFHDAGADGEASIRAELGNPMELDLMQFYKEALSRLPIADMPEILSCVIRGGHCIGLLDPVSNIIFNALNHLCRRKCGGGSRNIKGRRPCAAQVNISKGKEEKEKGPPTEPSFVLISFRSYNGLIAFMRIYFRYLSMEQAMLYLRLAGADLAAAVQLGENQQFAPEDRPATGSPDLCCGRTQFALKVAAFISGHPVPDDLVRLAKFLVPLKDHTVLAAVLKKGVSLSVSDINGILNFLRLQHYAASPAVQVTFQSRPYSTGMDLSGLELGGLLLDSDKRPGHYFCPLGENYVADVVVSRSDGHISSICDLRAPEMMKKMLLDSLNAAATTIVKYTPQHIGRNLIAAPSTTACQCEHTRYLKMCLTDTIHALYIKAVSLLPHNALHKHLRGILVAGHCYGPLDPVSNIIRNAIWYDSVYPLLEIDTVTEPDILDSQSMLRMEARSLDSLLAMICTASGFSEHMALEYLCYKQCDLSVVLQRATKEVCYKAYVAAGQAGKHPYHLELASFLTSMPPQDTLLTGEATGKGYVISDAVLEQVYKIMEGQSPSTAPSDIQPRLRPQAWMMLASRKDEFAQKQKFLGQILEQLLLDYSNQHPWEPVPRLDVICGVKKGDHGHSKFYHVNFLVYYDDVSSARMLFFAEVWESSFQAKRSGPNTSVSLVTQPCTRKSRQVESGVQFVKVYSKSSRKQSKTSFCCPLPHYSPDHPYLGRCDVCEPISSKIAHPPSGNHIGANYKGLGELLEYLNVRHYNPSAADAITESDFVYFDCLRDAKIAEVLSDMCSLEEKKLIIR